The following proteins are co-located in the Mus caroli chromosome 7, CAROLI_EIJ_v1.1, whole genome shotgun sequence genome:
- the Cadm4 gene encoding cell adhesion molecule 4 isoform X2, with product MGRARRFQWPLLLLWAAAAGPGTGQEVQTENVTVAEGGVAEITCRLHQYDGSIVVIQNPARQTLFFNGTRALKDERFQLEEFSPRRVRIRLSDARLEDEGGYFCQLYTEDTHHQIATLTVLVAPENPVVEVREQAVEGGEVELSCLVPRSRPAAVLRWYRDRKELKGVSSGQENGKVWSVASTVRFRVDRKDDGGIVICEAQNQALPSGHSKQTQYVLDVQYSPTARIHASQAVVREGDTLVLTCAVTGNPRPNQIRWNRGNESLPERAEAVGETLTLPGLVSADNGTYTCEAANKHGHARALYVLVVYDPGAVVEAQTSVPYAIVGGILALLVFLIICVLVGMVWCSVRQKGSYLTHEASGLDEQGEAREAFLNGGDGHKRKEEFFI from the exons ATGGGCCGGGCCCGGCGCTTCCAGTggccgctgctgctgctgtgggcGGCCGCGGCGGGGCCAG GGACGGGACAGGAAGTGCAGACAGAGAATGTGACTGTGGCTGAGGGTGGAGTGGCTGAGATCACCTGCCGTCTGCATCAGTACGATGGGTCCATAGTCGTCATTCAGAACCCAGCCCGGCAGACCCTCTTTTTCAATGGCACCAGAG CTCTGAAGGACGAGCGATTCCAGCTGGAGGAGTTCTCCCCGCGCCGGGTGCGCATCAGGCTCTCAGACGCCCGCCTAGAGGACGAGGGGGGTTACTTCTGCCAGCTCTACACGGAGGACACCCACCATCAGATCGCCACGCTCACTGTCTTAG TGGCTCCAGAGAATCCTGTGGTGGAGGTCCGAGAGCAAGCAGTGGAGGGCGGCGAGGTGGAACTCAGCTGCCTGGTTCCGCGGTCGCGCCCCGCAGCGGTTCTGCGCTGGTATCGGGATCGCAAGGAGTTGAAAG GAGTGAGCAGCGGCCAGGAGAACGGCAAGGTGTGGAGCGTGGCAAGCACTGTGCGGTTCCGTGTGGATCGCAAGGACGACGGCGGTATTGTCATCTGCGAAGCACAGAACCAGGCGCTGCCCTCGGGACACAGCAAGCAGACGCAGTACGTGCTGGATGTGCAGT ATTCCCCCACAGCGCGGATCCACGCCTCTCAAGCTGTAGTGAGGGAGGGAGACACTCTGGTGCTGACATGTGCTGTCACAGGGAACCCCAG GCCAAACCAGATCCGCTGGAACCGTGGGAATGAGTCTCTGCCAGAGAGGGCGGAGGCGGTGGGCGAGACGCTCACGTTGCCTGGCCTGGTATCTGCAGATAACGGCACCTACACCTGCGAGGCGGCGAACAAGCACGGCCACGCGAGGGCGCTCTACGTGCTTGTGGTCTATG ACCCCGGTGCAGTGGTAGAGGCTCAGACATCGGTTCCCTACGCCATTGTGGGCGGCATCCTGGCACTACTGGTGTTTCTGATCATATGTGTGCTAGTGGGCATGGTCTGGTGCTCTGTCCGACAGAAGG GATCCTATCTGACCCATGAGGCCAGTGGCTTGGATGAGCAGGGAGAAGCCAGAGAAGCCTTCCTCAATGGCGGCGATGGACACAAGCGGAAAGAAGAATTCTTCATTTGA
- the Cadm4 gene encoding cell adhesion molecule 4 isoform X1: protein MGRARRFQWPLLLLWAAAAGPGSWDPATGTGQEVQTENVTVAEGGVAEITCRLHQYDGSIVVIQNPARQTLFFNGTRALKDERFQLEEFSPRRVRIRLSDARLEDEGGYFCQLYTEDTHHQIATLTVLVAPENPVVEVREQAVEGGEVELSCLVPRSRPAAVLRWYRDRKELKGVSSGQENGKVWSVASTVRFRVDRKDDGGIVICEAQNQALPSGHSKQTQYVLDVQYSPTARIHASQAVVREGDTLVLTCAVTGNPRPNQIRWNRGNESLPERAEAVGETLTLPGLVSADNGTYTCEAANKHGHARALYVLVVYDPGAVVEAQTSVPYAIVGGILALLVFLIICVLVGMVWCSVRQKGSYLTHEASGLDEQGEAREAFLNGGDGHKRKEEFFI from the exons ATGGGCCGGGCCCGGCGCTTCCAGTggccgctgctgctgctgtgggcGGCCGCGGCGGGGCCAG GCTCTTGGGATCCTGCGACCG GGACGGGACAGGAAGTGCAGACAGAGAATGTGACTGTGGCTGAGGGTGGAGTGGCTGAGATCACCTGCCGTCTGCATCAGTACGATGGGTCCATAGTCGTCATTCAGAACCCAGCCCGGCAGACCCTCTTTTTCAATGGCACCAGAG CTCTGAAGGACGAGCGATTCCAGCTGGAGGAGTTCTCCCCGCGCCGGGTGCGCATCAGGCTCTCAGACGCCCGCCTAGAGGACGAGGGGGGTTACTTCTGCCAGCTCTACACGGAGGACACCCACCATCAGATCGCCACGCTCACTGTCTTAG TGGCTCCAGAGAATCCTGTGGTGGAGGTCCGAGAGCAAGCAGTGGAGGGCGGCGAGGTGGAACTCAGCTGCCTGGTTCCGCGGTCGCGCCCCGCAGCGGTTCTGCGCTGGTATCGGGATCGCAAGGAGTTGAAAG GAGTGAGCAGCGGCCAGGAGAACGGCAAGGTGTGGAGCGTGGCAAGCACTGTGCGGTTCCGTGTGGATCGCAAGGACGACGGCGGTATTGTCATCTGCGAAGCACAGAACCAGGCGCTGCCCTCGGGACACAGCAAGCAGACGCAGTACGTGCTGGATGTGCAGT ATTCCCCCACAGCGCGGATCCACGCCTCTCAAGCTGTAGTGAGGGAGGGAGACACTCTGGTGCTGACATGTGCTGTCACAGGGAACCCCAG GCCAAACCAGATCCGCTGGAACCGTGGGAATGAGTCTCTGCCAGAGAGGGCGGAGGCGGTGGGCGAGACGCTCACGTTGCCTGGCCTGGTATCTGCAGATAACGGCACCTACACCTGCGAGGCGGCGAACAAGCACGGCCACGCGAGGGCGCTCTACGTGCTTGTGGTCTATG ACCCCGGTGCAGTGGTAGAGGCTCAGACATCGGTTCCCTACGCCATTGTGGGCGGCATCCTGGCACTACTGGTGTTTCTGATCATATGTGTGCTAGTGGGCATGGTCTGGTGCTCTGTCCGACAGAAGG GATCCTATCTGACCCATGAGGCCAGTGGCTTGGATGAGCAGGGAGAAGCCAGAGAAGCCTTCCTCAATGGCGGCGATGGACACAAGCGGAAAGAAGAATTCTTCATTTGA